AGCTGTACGTCGACATGCTCGGCGTCCCGTTCATGTCGGTCCACGTCTACCCGAAGGTCATGCTCAACGCCGTGCTGATGAGCACCGCGGCGTGCGTCGCGGCCGGGTTCGTGCCCGCATGGGCCGCCGTGCGCATACCGCCCGCCAAGGCGATGCACTCGGATCCCAATCTCGCGGTGAAGGGAGGCGGCCGCATCCCGCTCGTGGAGCGCCTGTTCGGCTGGGCGATGCCGCGGTCGTTCACCTTCCGCATCCCTCTGCGAAACCTGTTCCGGGCCCGCAGGCGCACGCTCTACACCATCGTCGGCATCGCGTTCTCCATGGTGCTCACCGTCGCCACCTGGTCGATGTTCGACGCGTTCGACTTCCTCATCGACCGGGTGTTCACGCAGACGGAGCGCTGGGACGTGCTGGCCGCCTTCGAGGACCGCTTCGGCACCGAGCGCGTCAACGAGGTGGAGGCCTGGAAGGGCGTCCGCGGCGTCGAGCCGGCGCTGCTCGTGCCCGCCGAGATGCGCGCGAACGGCGAGACCAGCGACGGGATGATCACCGCAATGACGCCGTCGGCCGGCTTCCACGGCTTCGACGTGACCGCAGGCGGCGATGCCGCCGACGCCCTGCGGGCCGGGCGGCTCGTGATGGCCGAGTCCGTGGCGCGCAAGTTGGGGGTCGGGGTCGGCGACACGGTGCGCGTCGAGACGCCGTACACGGACAAGGTGGCTTCGTACGAGGTCGGCGCGCTGTCCGACGAGTCACTCGGCGGGCCGGTCTTCGCGAGCGCGGACGTGGGCCGCGAGCTGATGGGGACCGGGAAGTACACCTACAACGTGATCTACCTGTACGTCGACCCGCAGCGCGCCGACGAGATCCGGCGCGACCTGTACGACCTGCCGGGCGCGACCCAGGTGCAGGTCAAGGCCGACTTCGTCGAGACGATGAACTACTACCTCGAGTTCACCTACACGTTCGGCGGCATCATGCTCGCATTCGGCTTCGCGATGGCCGCGGCGGTCATCTACAACACGTTCACCGCGAACATCCACGAGCGCACGCGCGAGATCGCGACCATGCGCACGATCGGCGAGGACAACGGGCGGCTCGCCGCGATGGTGACCATCGAGAACGTCTTCCTCGCGCTGGCCGCCGTGCCGCTGGGCGTCTGGCTCGGCGTCGAGGCCTCGAAGGCGATGTTCTCCTCGTTCTCGACCGAGGCGTACTCGTTCAAGGTCGTCATCTACCCGACGAGCGTCGCTTGGATCACCGGCGCCAACCTCGTCGTACTGCTGCTCTCGGAGATCCCGCCGGTGCGCCGCATCTTCCGCCTGGACCTGGCCGAGGCGACGAAGGTGATGGAGTAGCGGGCCGAGGCGCTACGCGGCGTGCTCCCGGCGGTGCGCCCTGCGGGCGCGCGACGGACGGGCGGCAGGCGCGACGGACGGCGGGTGGGTCAGCCCACGCGGTGGACGACGATGCCGAGCAGCGCCCGGCTGCGCCCGACCGGCCCGACCGCCTCGTCACCCGAGTCGAGCTCGGCGAACTCGCGCGGCTGGCCGAGGAGCAGCTCGACCCAGCACGGCCGCGGGTCGTCGCCGGCCGGCTTGCCGACCGACCCGGCCGACACGAAGTGCACACCGGGCGCGGGCGAGCGGTGGTACGGCACGTGCACGTGGCCGACGCACACCGCGTCCGCGTTCGCGTCGCGTGCGAGGCGCGCCAGCACCGAGTCCGGCCGATCCGGCAGCAGGTACTCGTTGACCTTGCGCGGACTGCCGTGCACGAGCAGGACGCGCGCTCCGGCGTGCTCGAGCCGGATCTCCCACGGCAGGGCGGCGAGCCACGCGCGCTCGTCGGCCGCCAGCACCGCGACCGTGCGCGCGTACGACTCCGCCCCCGCAGTGCGCTGCTCATCGGTGGTGTAGTGGCAGCCGCACGAGCCGCGCTCGTTGCCGACGCCGTCGTCGTAGTTGCCCTGCACCGTCGGGATGCCGGTCTCGCGCATCCGCGCGATCACGCCCGAGGGATCCGGGCCGTATCCGACCAGGTCGCCGAGGCAGTACCGCTCGGCGATCTTCAGGCGGGCGATGTCCGCGAGAGCGGCGTCGAGCGCCGGCAGGTCCGCATGGATGTCCGAGATGAGAGCGATGCGCCGCATGCACCGCATGGTGACACGAGGCGACGGGCTGCGCTAATGCGCCTAGGAGTTGCGGCCGATACTGACAGTACGCCCGGGTCCGGGGGGACGTACTACCCACGCACTCACTTCGACTGGGGGGTCGAGATGGCTGCAGCGAGCAAGCGCGTCCAGGTCCTCGTCGTCGACGACGCGCCCGCCATGCGCGCGATCGCGGCCTTCACGCTGGAGGGCATGGGCGCCTACGAGGTCGAGGCGGTCGACTGCGCCGAGGCGGCACTCGACGCGCTCGGCGCGCACCCGTTCGACGCGATGATCACCGACTTCGGCATGGAGCGCGTCAACGGCATCCAGCTCGTCGAGGCGGTGCGCGCCATGCCGGCCTTCGAGCACCTGCCGATCGTCATGATGGCGTTCGAGGACGACCCCCGCATCCGTGAGGCGGCCACGATGGCCGGCGTCGACGCGTTCGTCGCCAAGCCGCTCGACCCGGACGACATCCGCGAGACGCTCCAGCGCCTCCTCCCCGAACCGGAAGGCGCCCAGCCGACCGCGAGCGGCTACATGCTGCTCGGCGTCCAGTCCGTGCTCGACAGCATGCCGCACCCCGCGATGCTGATGGACGAGGACCACCAGGTCATGCTCGGCAACCGGGCCTTCTTCCAGGCCACCGGCGCGCGCTTCCACGACTGCGGCCTGCGCTGCGCCTCGGTCATGCACGCCGACGGCGAGCCGCCGGAGGACTGCCCGTTGACCGAGGCGGTGCGCACCGGCAACCGCGTCGAGCGCCTCGTGGCCGAGAGCGTCGCCGGCCCCGTCGAGGTGTGCGTCTACCCGACCGACGTCACCGACGGCGAGGGCAAGCGCCTCTACCTGCACCTGGCGCGCCCGGCGACCAGCGGCGTGGTCGGCGGCGGCCACTGAGGCGCGACCGCGGGCGTTACCCGAGGCCCTTCGCGATCGTCCCGAGGATCCCGCGCGCGACCTGACGGCCGAACTGGCTGCCCACCGCGCGCACCGCGGCCTTGCCGAACGCCTCGATGAGGTCGTCCTTGCGCCCGCTGCTGCGGAACGGCCCGCCCGAACTGCCGCGCTCGCCGCCGCCATCCGGCGCGTCGTCGCGGTACGAGACGTCACCCTCCTTGAACGGCCCTCGCGGGCGGGACGGCGCCGCGGGATTCGGTGCCCTGATCAGTTGGCACTTCGCTTCGCGACTACGGGCGGACTTCAAGACCGAGATGGCCAAAGCATCCACACCGATCCTCCTCGGCTGCGGAGCGTCGTCCGTGTTGGGCTGCGCGGTGCTCGCGACGACTGGGAGTGCGTTGAGCAGCGCATACGCCGCAATGGCCGCAGTCGCACTGGGCGTCGCGGCCGCCATTGTTGGTGGGGTCGACCCACAGCATCGGCTCGTAGGGCTGTTGTTCGTGGTGCCCGCGACAACCCCGATGCTCACCGTTGTGGCGACGGGAGCACCCATCTTGGCGGCCCAGCTGTCGGCGCCGTGGCTGTTCTCGTAGGCGACGGGTCGCCGATCACCGACATGGGGCTAGCGCAAGCTGCAGGCTGGGGCTCACAGTGTCACGCCATCGGTCACGCCTCGGACGAACGCACTCCAGACCGCGACAGCCTCGTTGCACGCAGTCGCGATCTCATCCGGCGCGCCGTAGGGACGCGCGAGCGACGCGTAGTCGACTGGCCCGACGCGCCCCGCGTCGGCGAAGTCACGCGTGATGCGCGCGAGAGCGCTCGTGACGAATGCATCCCCAGCGACCGGGCTCGCGAGGAATGCCATGGCCGCGCCCGAAGGACCGCCGTCCCACCAGCGGAGCACGTAGATGAGGTCATACGCGTCCTTGGCCTTCCTCCGGTCGAGGTACGCGTCCGCCTTCATCGCCACGAACGGTGCGAGGTTGGCGACGTTGAACACCACCTTGCTCGCCGCTCCATCGAGCATCACGAACTCGCGCTCGATCTTCAGCCTGTCGGCGAACGCGAGTTCCGCGCCCAGCACGTTGAGGAGACCGACGCCGCCCGTGCCCGCAGGCGGCTTCACTTTGGGGCTGATGATCCGACCCCCAGGAACTGACGCGTCCTCGCCAAGCAGTTCGAGCACCACCGGCTCCCCATCGACAGCGACTTGCCATCTCCACGACGAGTCGCCGACGCGGTCGAAGCCGATCCGCTTGAGGTTCCCCTCAAGCGTCCGATACGCGCCATCAGAGGCACTCACCGCGACGCTCAGTGCGACATCGACATCGGTCGACCCGACGTGAGGCGGCTGGTGATAGCCCGAACTCGGAACGATGTAGCGTGGCGCCAGGCCGCCGACAAGGCAGAGACGATCCACCCACGGTGCACCGACACTCCTGAACAGCGTGCCAAGCACCCTCTCGCAGCGCTCAGTCGAAGCCTGGGTGTACTGGTCCGCGTCCATCAGAACCCGATCACTCTCTCGCGGAGGTACTCGGCTTGCTCCTCGCCCCGAGTCGGGTCACACAGAAGGTCCGCGTACACCCTGAACTTCGAGGCGAGCCGCACATGATGATCTCGATTGGCGGAAGCAAGAACACCCCCGGGACCGCGCAGGAAGGTGACGTTCGCCCCCTGCTCGACCGGAGCCGCGGCGGCACTCGCGAGAACATGGCCGATCGTGTGTGCGCTCGTGATCCAGACCTCGTATCTCGCAACAGCCGTCACATGCGGGGCCATGAGCGCGGCCGCGCACGCACCCGTGAACGCGAAGATGATGTTGCCCCCCTTCAGGCCGTCATCCATCGCTGCCAGCGTCCTGGGGGGGCCGTCATCGAGGACGAACGCCCTCGCCATCACCCTGCGGTCGTTCGCGGCGTCGCCGGCATAGCGATCAAGCAGCGCCCCGGGATCGAGCACTCTGCGGCGAGTGGCCGGACCGCGCCCCACGCGTTCAACGAGGCCCTCCGCCTCAAGCCCCACGAGCACGCCGTGCGCGGTCGCAGGGGCGACGTGCATCGCATCGGCGATCTCCGTCACCCGCCACACGCGCTCGGGATCCTCCAGCAGCGCGACCGCGACCGCGCCCGCCGCGCCAGCGAGCACGACGTTGCCCTCCCGTGCGATTGAGACGGGTTCCTCGCCCCGCTCCAAGTGAACGGCGAGCTTGGGCTGTTCGAGAGTGACGTGGAGGTAGCGGTCGTCCATGTAGCCAACGCCGGCATCCCTGACCGCTTCGAGCCCGGCGGGGGTGAAGTGACTCGCCGCTACGACGGTGCCTGCAATGGTCTTCGCTTGGTCGACGGCCTGTCGCACCCGATCGGGTCGGCCGGTTCCAGCGTCAATGATCCGGATGCTCCAATACGCGCTCTCGGAACCCACTCGGACTTCGGGTCCCTCAGCCCAGAACGGTGCCAGCGTGGTCTCGTTCAGTCGTCTGGCGAGTTCGCCCGCGATGTCCTCGTTGCGTCTCATTTTCGCTCCAATAGTCATATTCGGTGTGCGCCGAATATACTCCCTTGAGCGAATCTCGACAAGCTGGGACGCGTCTACCCCGCCGCCGCGGCCTCCAGCAGGGCATGGTGCATGGGGTAGTGCTCGAAGCAGTCCACGCCGATGACCTCGGCGAGCGTGCGGTCCTGCAGCCACGCCGGGTCGATCGCGGCGGTCACGCCCACCGGCCCCGCCAGCTCCTCGTCCGTGAGCACGGACACCTCGCGCGTGAGTTCCGAGAAGGTCGCGTCCGCGCGCGCGATCGTCTCGGCGGCGGGCAACGAATCGGCGGTCGCCCAGACCTGCTCGTTGAAGAGCTCCCAGCTCTCGCGGTCGCGCACGAACTCCGTGCCCTCGCCCGCGCGCGCAGCGCGCAGCCGGCGCACAACGAGGTCGTCGTAGGCGGCGATGTGCGCCACGATCGCGCGCGGCGAGTGCGCGTGTCCCGCCGGCGCCGACTCGAGCCGGCCCTCCGGGATCGCATGCAGCCGCTCGTTGAGCGCCCCGCGCGCCTCCCCGAGCGCCGCGAGCACCTCGTCACGTGTCATCGCGCATCCCCCTCCTCGCACCGTGGCTCGAACTCGAGCGCGCCGGAGTTGATTCAATGCCGCTTGCCGGTCGGTGGCGGACCGTCGTCGAACACGTGCCCGAGGTGCGAACCGCACCGCGCGCAGACGACCTCGGTGCGCACGCGCCCGCCGCTCGTGTCGGTGCGCGTCTCGATCGCGTCGGGCGAGACCGGCCGCCACCAGCTCGGCCAGCCCGAGCCGGACTCGTACTTCGCATCCGCCCCGAACAACGCGTTGCCGCACGCGGCGCACCGGTACACGCCGGGCTCACGGTGACCGAGGTAGCAGCCGGCTCCGGGCGCCTCGGTGCCGGCCTCGCGCATGAGGCGGTAGCGCTCTGGCCCGAGCAGCTCGAGCCACTCGGCGTCGGTATGCGTGACGCGGCCGGTCATGGGGCGATGGTACCCCTACGGCCGCTGCGCACCCCGGGGACGGCGGGCGCGCGCCTCGACCATGCCGAGCAGGCGTTCGCGCGCACCGGCGCTCAGGCCGTACGAGTCGACCTCGGCGACCAGGTCGGCGAGCGCGCCGTCGCCGCTCACGAACCCGTTCACGCGCGCGGCGGCGGTCGAGTCCCGCAGCGCGTCGTCGTCCGGGAACATCACGCGGAACTCCGCGAAGAGCAGACCGTCGGAGCGTAGCCGGTACTTCTGGTGGTGCGCCTCGGCCGCATAGAAGCGGTCGAGGCGGCGGATCTCGGTGAGAGCCGGCCTGTCGAGCGTGCGCTCGAGCCGGTCCCGGGACGCTCTGGCGGCTGCGTCCTGCGCCTCGTCCGTCGTCCAGATCGCGCTCGCATACTGCCTCGACCAGACCGGAGCGGTCGGGTCGTGCTGCGTCCAGAACTCCACGAGCAGGATCTCGTAGTCGATGACGTCGGGATCGAAGTCGACCTGGAGCGTCTCGGTGTGATCCCCGAGGTGGTGGTACCTGGGCGACGGCGTGGTGCCGCCGGCGTAGCCGACCCTCGTGCGCACGACCCCGTCGATCAGCCCGAACCGGGCGTCCGGACCCCAGAATCAACCGAGCGAGAATGTGGCCGTCGCAAGGCGCCCGTGCGCGTCGGAGTCGATGGGGGGCCTCGGCCTGGCAGCCGCCGCCCCCGGGATGCCGATGATGCCGAACACCGCGGCCGCCGACCTCCCTTCCGCGTACGGACGACTGAGCGAGGCGCGTGCCATGCGACGGCCGTGTGCATGCCGTTCACCGACTTGCGGCATACTTGGGACAGCGGGCTGCATAGCCTCGGCGTGAGGAGGTCGCGTGGAGCGGATACGAACGATCATCATGGGGGCGGCGGGGCGCGACTTCCACGACTTCCTCGTGCGCTACCGCGACGACGACTCGGTCGACGTGGTGGCGTTCACCGCAACGCAGATCCCCGGCATCGACTGCCGCGTCTTCCCGGCCGAGTTGGCCGGCCCGCTCTACCCGCACGGCATCCCGATCGTGCCGGAGACGGACCTCGTCGACTGGGTACGCAGGCACGACGTCGGCCAGGTCGTCTTCGCCTACTCGGACGTCAGCCACACGCACGTGATGCACATCGCGTCGCTCGTCAACGCCGAGGGCGCCGACTTCGTCCTGCTCGGGCCCGAGTCGGTGATGCTGCGCGCGAACGTGCCGGTCATCTCGGTGTGCGCGGTGCGCACCGGCGCCGGCAAGTCGAGTGTGACCGAGTACGTCTGCCGCATGCTCGCCGAGCGCGGCCTGACGCCGGTCGTGCTGCGCCACCCGATGCCCTACCGCGACTTGCTCGCGTCGCGCGTGGAGCGGTTCGCCACCATCGACGATCTCGACGCCGCGAAGCTGACGGTCGAGGAGCGCGAGGAGTACGAGCACTTCGTCGAGCAGGGCATCGTCGTGTACGCCGGGGTGGACTACCGAGCCATCCTGCGCGCCGCCGAGGCCGAGGCGT
This genomic interval from Actinomycetota bacterium contains the following:
- a CDS encoding ClbS/DfsB family four-helix bundle protein; amino-acid sequence: MTRDEVLAALGEARGALNERLHAIPEGRLESAPAGHAHSPRAIVAHIAAYDDLVVRRLRAARAGEGTEFVRDRESWELFNEQVWATADSLPAAETIARADATFSELTREVSVLTDEELAGPVGVTAAIDPAWLQDRTLAEVIGVDCFEHYPMHHALLEAAAAG
- the msrB gene encoding peptide-methionine (R)-S-oxide reductase MsrB, which produces MTGRVTHTDAEWLELLGPERYRLMREAGTEAPGAGCYLGHREPGVYRCAACGNALFGADAKYESGSGWPSWWRPVSPDAIETRTDTSGGRVRTEVVCARCGSHLGHVFDDGPPPTGKRH
- a CDS encoding MarR family transcriptional regulator, with translation MTIGAKMRRNEDIAGELARRLNETTLAPFWAEGPEVRVGSESAYWSIRIIDAGTGRPDRVRQAVDQAKTIAGTVVAASHFTPAGLEAVRDAGVGYMDDRYLHVTLEQPKLAVHLERGEEPVSIAREGNVVLAGAAGAVAVALLEDPERVWRVTEIADAMHVAPATAHGVLVGLEAEGLVERVGRGPATRRRVLDPGALLDRYAGDAANDRRVMARAFVLDDGPPRTLAAMDDGLKGGNIIFAFTGACAAALMAPHVTAVARYEVWITSAHTIGHVLASAAAAPVEQGANVTFLRGPGGVLASANRDHHVRLASKFRVYADLLCDPTRGEEQAEYLRERVIGF
- a CDS encoding peptide-methionine (S)-S-oxide reductase, giving the protein MIDGVVRTRVGYAGGTTPSPRYHHLGDHTETLQVDFDPDVIDYEILLVEFWTQHDPTAPVWSRQYASAIWTTDEAQDAAARASRDRLERTLDRPALTEIRRLDRFYAAEAHHQKYRLRSDGLLFAEFRVMFPDDDALRDSTAAARVNGFVSGDGALADLVAEVDSYGLSAGARERLLGMVEARARRPRGAQRP
- a CDS encoding response regulator is translated as MDVRDESDAPHAPHGDTRRRAALMRLGVAADTDSTPGSGGTYYPRTHFDWGVEMAAASKRVQVLVVDDAPAMRAIAAFTLEGMGAYEVEAVDCAEAALDALGAHPFDAMITDFGMERVNGIQLVEAVRAMPAFEHLPIVMMAFEDDPRIREAATMAGVDAFVAKPLDPDDIRETLQRLLPEPEGAQPTASGYMLLGVQSVLDSMPHPAMLMDEDHQVMLGNRAFFQATGARFHDCGLRCASVMHADGEPPEDCPLTEAVRTGNRVERLVAESVAGPVEVCVYPTDVTDGEGKRLYLHLARPATSGVVGGGH
- a CDS encoding metallophosphoesterase family protein, translated to MRCMRRIALISDIHADLPALDAALADIARLKIAERYCLGDLVGYGPDPSGVIARMRETGIPTVQGNYDDGVGNERGSCGCHYTTDEQRTAGAESYARTVAVLAADERAWLAALPWEIRLEHAGARVLLVHGSPRKVNEYLLPDRPDSVLARLARDANADAVCVGHVHVPYHRSPAPGVHFVSAGSVGKPAGDDPRPCWVELLLGQPREFAELDSGDEAVGPVGRSRALLGIVVHRVG
- a CDS encoding FtsX-like permease family protein; protein product: VVDTALDMPNDTQPTARVVGIPLSRPAEVNLVTLQAGRMPEPGTRGEAVLNLKFAGETGVGVGDTLTLRTGGQKTAIKVVGIGSTPEYFYPLRAAGEIPTPGDFAVFFMDQELVGGMFGRVGAANDVAVLLEPGADVDDAIDEVERILDPYFVIDSVKRADQPSNFGLTSELEQNRIMADFLPPLVLLISSLSLFIALSRLVQSQRGEIGLMKALGYTDAQVLGHYLMFSVLIALMGSMLGIALGQWAAGGEVQLYVDMLGVPFMSVHVYPKVMLNAVLMSTAACVAAGFVPAWAAVRIPPAKAMHSDPNLAVKGGGRIPLVERLFGWAMPRSFTFRIPLRNLFRARRRTLYTIVGIAFSMVLTVATWSMFDAFDFLIDRVFTQTERWDVLAAFEDRFGTERVNEVEAWKGVRGVEPALLVPAEMRANGETSDGMITAMTPSAGFHGFDVTAGGDAADALRAGRLVMAESVARKLGVGVGDTVRVETPYTDKVASYEVGALSDESLGGPVFASADVGRELMGTGKYTYNVIYLYVDPQRADEIRRDLYDLPGATQVQVKADFVETMNYYLEFTYTFGGIMLAFGFAMAAAVIYNTFTANIHERTREIATMRTIGEDNGRLAAMVTIENVFLALAAVPLGVWLGVEASKAMFSSFSTEAYSFKVVIYPTSVAWITGANLVVLLLSEIPPVRRIFRLDLAEATKVME